A region from the Desulfomarina profundi genome encodes:
- a CDS encoding YeiH family protein, translating into MAQAQDNKPLFILSGLLIIYALIASSGVLHPLMKYLHTAKTADLQVSMGLIVGGVGIVGAIINSVRKPGDTIIDRFILQPLPGILFILIMAMAIRWYVEPVVKLISHSLQPVLGFKIYKVLNLNYVILGLLAGVVITNTYGIPKFAAAGVKCARFVLKMGVIMLGARYSFAELAKLGSYSVVLVGTFVLGTVFFVLWLGKMFKQPKTMTGVLSAGMGVCGVSATVAVAPVVKAKSEEMAYTIGTILSFGIICMFIFPTVGHWAGMNPVQFGAWAGTGILNSAQVAAAALAFNAVDIKTLKVAEIFNITRVLFLPIIVLVLATWFGKESGKKLTFKEVVIDKFPIFIIGFLLLFAMSSMGLFSPPTHYKGKFIDYSYNERSQITEQEWENLNSAVQAGSIKGLTGEQMAAVKDIIAQRQLAGNFESRADKKVFNKQAEARMFQLESILAAAKAKEITLDKEVKGAIHHAIKQVHKKSKTVTTLTDCMIWFFAFGLIGLGMQITKKAIFQAGGWPLVIGCISGVTKATLSFVVVLWLVKDVVLK; encoded by the coding sequence ATGGCCCAAGCACAGGACAACAAGCCGTTGTTTATTCTCAGCGGCCTTCTGATTATTTATGCATTGATAGCCAGCAGCGGCGTCTTGCATCCTTTGATGAAATACCTTCACACAGCCAAAACAGCAGATCTTCAAGTAAGTATGGGCCTTATTGTCGGAGGTGTGGGCATAGTTGGCGCTATCATTAATTCTGTTCGAAAACCCGGCGATACAATTATTGACCGTTTTATTCTGCAGCCCCTGCCCGGCATTTTGTTCATTCTGATTATGGCAATGGCCATTCGCTGGTACGTTGAGCCAGTGGTTAAGCTGATAAGCCACAGCCTGCAACCGGTACTCGGTTTTAAAATATACAAGGTCCTGAATCTCAACTATGTTATCCTTGGCCTGCTCGCCGGTGTTGTTATTACCAATACCTACGGTATTCCTAAATTTGCCGCTGCCGGCGTCAAATGCGCCCGGTTTGTCCTCAAAATGGGCGTTATCATGCTCGGCGCACGATACAGTTTTGCCGAACTGGCCAAACTTGGTTCTTACAGTGTTGTGCTGGTCGGCACCTTTGTCCTGGGAACGGTATTTTTTGTCCTCTGGCTCGGCAAAATGTTTAAACAGCCCAAAACCATGACCGGTGTTCTGTCCGCTGGTATGGGTGTCTGCGGTGTTTCTGCCACCGTGGCCGTTGCCCCTGTTGTTAAAGCCAAGAGTGAAGAGATGGCCTATACCATCGGCACCATTCTCTCTTTTGGTATTATCTGTATGTTCATTTTTCCCACCGTCGGTCATTGGGCAGGCATGAACCCTGTCCAGTTTGGTGCCTGGGCAGGAACTGGTATCCTTAACTCTGCCCAGGTTGCAGCAGCAGCCCTGGCCTTTAACGCCGTTGATATCAAGACCTTGAAGGTCGCGGAGATTTTCAACATTACCCGCGTCCTTTTTCTGCCGATCATCGTGCTGGTGCTGGCAACCTGGTTCGGTAAAGAATCCGGGAAAAAATTAACCTTTAAAGAAGTTGTCATTGACAAATTCCCCATTTTTATCATCGGTTTCCTGCTGCTCTTTGCCATGTCTTCCATGGGCCTTTTTTCACCACCAACCCATTACAAGGGAAAATTCATTGATTACAGTTATAATGAACGAAGCCAGATTACTGAACAGGAGTGGGAGAATTTAAATAGTGCAGTGCAGGCCGGTTCAATCAAGGGCCTCACTGGTGAGCAGATGGCCGCAGTGAAAGACATTATTGCCCAGCGTCAGCTGGCCGGTAATTTTGAGAGCCGTGCCGACAAAAAGGTTTTCAACAAGCAGGCTGAAGCGCGGATGTTCCAGTTGGAATCAATCCTGGCGGCTGCGAAGGCAAAGGAAATCACCCTGGACAAAGAGGTTAAGGGAGCGATCCACCATGCCATCAAACAGGTGCATAAAAAGTCCAAGACTGTCACCACCCTGACCGACTGCATGATCTGGTTCTTTGCCTTTGGTCTGATCGGGCTTGGTATGCAGATCACCAAGAAGGCGATTTTTCAGGCAGGCGGATGGCCGCTGGTCATTGGCTGTATCTCAGGCGTCACAAAAGCCACACTTTCTTTCGTAGTCGTATTGTGGCTGGTAAAAGATGTGGTGTTAAAATAA
- a CDS encoding PilZ domain-containing protein: MDVQIKTAEKPEQPFPLLFLEYPATIHYHELRKTKRTIIFVPCTFHPVSHSECYGALTDLSISGCLCRVKNVRNRKLPELNIHDRVHLRCLLPGTTEEQKIHGIIRNLKKEKHATRIGVEFENLQPHLHEIISNYIYAVENSPE, translated from the coding sequence ATGGATGTTCAAATCAAGACTGCTGAAAAGCCTGAACAACCCTTCCCCCTGCTCTTTCTCGAGTACCCGGCTACCATCCATTACCATGAACTGAGAAAAACAAAAAGAACCATCATTTTCGTTCCCTGTACCTTCCACCCGGTGTCCCATTCGGAATGCTATGGGGCCCTGACGGACCTGAGCATTTCCGGTTGTCTCTGCCGTGTAAAAAATGTCAGGAACCGGAAATTACCTGAGCTGAACATACACGACCGGGTTCACCTGCGATGCCTGCTTCCCGGCACAACTGAAGAGCAGAAAATACACGGTATCATACGTAACCTGAAAAAAGAAAAACATGCCACCAGAATAGGTGTCGAATTCGAAAATCTACAACCCCATCTCCATGAAATAATCAGCAATTATATTTATGCCGTTGAAAACTCCCCGGAATAA
- the tgt gene encoding tRNA guanosine(34) transglycosylase Tgt, translated as MKKESIFTLHNRASDCRARRGEVKTGHGVVQTPVFMPVGTQGTVKAITPENLQEMSAGIILGNTYHLYIRPGHELIERFGGLHKFMNWKGAILTDSGGFQIFSLKELAKITEEGAAFRSHLDGAKLFLSPEDAVEVQQALGSDIMMCLDTCIPFPATEQETIESTNLTTRWAKRCRKAHTRREQLLFGIVQGGMFPELRKKHAEELIDIGFDGYAIGGLSVGEDKELMREMVEATTPHLPEDYPRYLMGVGTPSDLVEGVRRGVDMFDCVMPTRNARNGTLFTSTGRVVIKNARHRDDQGPLDESCSCYTCRNYSRGYLHHLFKSREILSYHLNTIHNLHYYLHLMETIRAAIERDDFAQFRQDFYSKLESE; from the coding sequence ATGAAAAAAGAGAGCATATTTACCCTTCACAACCGGGCAAGCGATTGCAGGGCCAGAAGAGGGGAAGTGAAAACCGGTCATGGTGTTGTTCAGACACCCGTGTTTATGCCGGTGGGGACTCAGGGTACGGTAAAGGCCATAACCCCTGAGAACCTGCAGGAAATGTCAGCCGGGATCATTCTTGGCAATACCTATCACCTTTATATTCGGCCCGGGCATGAATTAATTGAGCGTTTTGGGGGCCTCCATAAATTCATGAACTGGAAGGGGGCCATTTTAACCGATAGTGGCGGCTTTCAGATCTTCAGTCTCAAGGAGCTGGCAAAAATCACGGAGGAGGGCGCTGCTTTTCGTTCACATCTGGACGGAGCAAAACTGTTCCTGAGCCCTGAGGATGCGGTGGAGGTTCAACAAGCCCTTGGTTCGGACATTATGATGTGTCTGGATACGTGTATTCCCTTTCCGGCAACAGAACAGGAAACAATAGAATCCACGAACCTGACAACGCGCTGGGCGAAACGGTGTCGCAAGGCCCATACCAGGCGGGAACAGCTTCTTTTCGGTATTGTCCAGGGTGGGATGTTTCCTGAGCTGAGGAAAAAACATGCTGAAGAACTGATTGATATCGGATTTGATGGTTATGCGATCGGTGGCCTCAGTGTCGGTGAGGACAAGGAACTGATGCGTGAGATGGTGGAAGCAACCACACCCCACCTGCCGGAAGATTATCCGCGTTATCTGATGGGAGTCGGTACTCCTTCAGATCTTGTTGAAGGTGTCCGGCGGGGTGTTGACATGTTTGACTGTGTGATGCCCACACGGAATGCCAGAAACGGGACACTTTTTACCTCCACGGGCAGGGTTGTGATTAAAAACGCCCGTCACCGGGATGACCAGGGCCCACTTGATGAATCGTGTTCGTGTTATACCTGCAGAAATTATTCGAGAGGCTATCTGCATCATCTCTTTAAAAGCCGTGAGATACTGAGTTATCATCTTAATACGATACACAATCTGCACTACTATCTTCACCTGATGGAAACTATACGTGCTGCAATCGAGAGGGACGATTTTGCGCAGTTCAGGCAAGATTTTTATAGCAAGCTTGAGTCGGAATGA
- a CDS encoding phosphotransferase enzyme family protein codes for MKWEKENPQLLQAVEQFCPRYPRCSVEVIRKGNINTTCLVQSGSQKIILQRISDNVFPEPLHVIENFFSLTAHLEKKCKTMRDQWLFARPVLTTGGEQYFRDDHGGFWRAQTYLEYQPLMLPLSVSQAKRIGSTLAVFHGLVADLTLSELHDPLPGFHNLSRYLSQFNTASAEEQSMDGDYLFCLHTVERYRSRAVFFDRAKEKGILSVQPVHGDPKIDNFIFHTDSAGSGLIDLDTVSAGLVHFDLGDCLRSCCNRAGEGHSERAGVLFDMEICRGILAGYFESGHSYITRVERSYIYDAIFLLTFELGVRFFTDHLTGDTYFKVDRRGENLRRAVVQFMLAEEIKNHEKEIREAAEV; via the coding sequence ATGAAATGGGAAAAGGAAAATCCGCAACTTCTGCAGGCGGTCGAGCAGTTCTGTCCCCGTTATCCCCGTTGTTCTGTTGAGGTTATCAGAAAGGGTAATATTAATACTACCTGCCTGGTTCAGTCCGGGTCTCAGAAAATTATTCTCCAACGCATTTCTGACAATGTCTTCCCTGAACCACTCCATGTCATAGAAAATTTTTTTTCACTTACTGCCCATTTAGAAAAAAAATGCAAGACTATGAGGGACCAGTGGCTGTTTGCCAGGCCCGTGTTGACCACCGGTGGCGAACAGTATTTCAGGGATGACCATGGAGGTTTCTGGAGAGCCCAGACGTACCTGGAGTATCAACCTCTGATGTTGCCTCTCTCTGTCTCCCAGGCAAAACGGATTGGCAGTACCCTGGCAGTTTTTCATGGGCTTGTTGCTGATCTGACTTTGTCGGAACTGCATGATCCCCTGCCAGGATTTCATAACCTTTCCCGTTATCTCAGCCAGTTTAATACTGCCAGTGCAGAAGAGCAATCAATGGATGGGGACTACCTGTTCTGTCTTCATACAGTGGAAAGGTACCGTAGCCGTGCAGTTTTTTTTGACCGGGCAAAAGAGAAGGGGATACTCTCGGTTCAACCGGTGCATGGTGATCCAAAGATTGATAATTTTATTTTTCACACCGATTCGGCTGGAAGTGGTCTGATTGATCTCGATACGGTTTCAGCGGGGCTTGTCCATTTTGATCTTGGAGATTGTCTTCGTTCCTGTTGTAACAGAGCAGGTGAAGGGCATTCTGAAAGGGCTGGCGTATTGTTTGACATGGAGATCTGCCGGGGAATTCTGGCTGGATATTTTGAATCCGGTCATAGTTACATTACCCGGGTGGAGCGCAGTTATATCTACGATGCGATTTTCCTGTTGACCTTTGAGCTGGGTGTACGTTTTTTTACCGATCATCTCACTGGTGATACATATTTCAAGGTGGACAGGCGGGGAGAAAATCTGCGGCGGGCTGTTGTACAGTTCATGCTTGCTGAAGAAATAAAGAACCACGAAAAAGAGATCCGGGAAGCCGCAGAGGTGTGA
- the yajC gene encoding preprotein translocase subunit YajC: MVGIAHAAGPAAGAGAAGGFASFIPLILIFVVFYFLLIRPQQKQAKQHQAFLNDLKKGNKVMTKGGIHGEITGLSDTVIRLEIAKDVVIKVSRDAIAGPLVKNTGAPAKKAKKPAGG, translated from the coding sequence ATGGTAGGAATTGCCCATGCAGCAGGACCGGCAGCAGGTGCCGGCGCCGCTGGTGGATTTGCTTCGTTTATCCCGCTTATATTGATCTTTGTTGTCTTTTATTTTCTGCTGATCAGGCCTCAGCAGAAGCAGGCCAAGCAGCACCAGGCTTTTTTGAATGACCTGAAAAAGGGAAACAAGGTTATGACCAAAGGTGGCATCCATGGTGAGATTACCGGATTGTCGGATACTGTGATCAGGCTTGAGATTGCAAAAGATGTGGTCATCAAGGTTTCCCGGGATGCCATTGCCGGTCCTCTTGTTAAAAATACAGGTGCTCCCGCCAAAAAAGCGAAAAAGCCAGCGGGAGGGTGA
- a CDS encoding sigma-54-dependent transcriptional regulator, translated as MKRQSPPRSKILLVDDEPDLLSGLKRSFAKRLPDMEVLTATGGREALDILVQQEVDLVLMDIMMGEMDGLEVLDHIHSNDPDQTVILMTGYGTIELAVDAIRRGAWDFVTKPLELDNLTRILHKGLERSKLLNENKKLRSRIYPDGILADFVGQGTLMQKLYKAIKTSANSEYTVLIRGASGTGKELCARAVHTLSRRSKGPFVMVNCPTIPGELLESELFGYRKGAFTGADRDHDGLFFKANGGTICLDEIGDIPVNVQTKLLRVLQEQEIKQLGADTSTKIDVRIIASTNADLESKISEGAFREDLFYRLEVLTLRMPSLHEIPEDIPLLADHFLKKVQIELGINEKRFSGSALKKLCDHHWPGNIRELQNVIRRAALFFPGPVINGDHLMIDSPITSPGSEINREPEMDIIPYKEAKETCIDSFTRQYVHTLLKKSNGNISEAARLSFLTRAALQKIMRRYAISAEKFRK; from the coding sequence ATGAAAAGACAATCCCCTCCCCGTAGCAAGATCCTGCTTGTTGACGATGAACCGGACCTTCTCAGCGGCTTGAAACGCAGCTTTGCCAAGCGATTGCCTGATATGGAGGTCTTAACTGCCACAGGCGGCAGAGAAGCCCTGGATATTCTGGTGCAGCAGGAGGTTGATCTGGTTCTCATGGATATCATGATGGGCGAGATGGATGGCCTTGAGGTACTTGATCATATTCACAGCAATGACCCTGATCAGACCGTCATCCTGATGACTGGATACGGAACAATAGAGCTGGCGGTCGATGCCATCCGCCGTGGAGCCTGGGACTTTGTGACCAAACCCCTGGAGTTGGACAACCTGACCAGGATACTTCACAAGGGATTGGAGCGCAGTAAACTGCTCAATGAAAACAAAAAATTACGAAGCAGAATCTATCCAGACGGTATCCTGGCCGATTTTGTAGGCCAGGGCACCTTAATGCAGAAACTGTACAAGGCCATCAAAACATCCGCCAATAGCGAGTATACCGTCCTGATTCGTGGCGCTTCCGGTACAGGAAAGGAGCTTTGCGCACGGGCTGTCCACACCTTGAGCAGGCGATCGAAAGGACCATTTGTCATGGTCAATTGCCCGACAATTCCCGGAGAGTTGCTGGAATCGGAACTGTTTGGGTACCGGAAAGGTGCCTTCACCGGTGCGGACAGGGATCATGATGGTCTTTTTTTCAAGGCAAATGGTGGCACCATCTGTCTGGATGAAATCGGTGATATTCCAGTCAACGTTCAGACAAAATTGCTGCGAGTCCTGCAGGAGCAGGAGATCAAACAGCTCGGCGCAGATACATCAACCAAGATAGATGTTCGAATCATTGCCTCAACAAATGCTGACCTGGAAAGCAAGATCAGCGAGGGAGCATTCCGGGAAGATCTTTTTTACCGGCTTGAGGTACTCACTTTGCGTATGCCTTCTCTGCATGAGATTCCTGAAGATATACCCCTGCTTGCCGACCACTTTCTAAAAAAGGTCCAGATAGAACTGGGCATCAATGAAAAACGATTTTCCGGGTCTGCACTTAAAAAACTCTGTGACCATCATTGGCCAGGCAATATCAGGGAACTGCAGAATGTTATCCGCAGGGCAGCTCTTTTTTTTCCAGGCCCTGTTATAAATGGCGACCACTTGATGATAGATTCGCCAATAACTTCTCCAGGTTCCGAGATAAACCGTGAACCTGAAATGGATATCATACCCTATAAAGAAGCCAAAGAGACGTGCATTGACTCCTTCACCAGGCAATATGTCCATACCCTGCTGAAAAAAAGCAATGGTAATATCTCCGAGGCGGCACGACTGTCATTCCTTACCAGGGCTGCGCTGCAAAAAATAATGCGCCGCTATGCCATTAGTGCTGAAAAGTTCAGGAAATAA
- the rnhA gene encoding ribonuclease HI: MAKKKFYAVATGRKCGIFTDWPMAQKQVKGFAGAKFKSFPTRAEAEEWLKNPVYVKKTANSFRTKKKNRCEGIEKRESDITIFTDGGCINNPGPGGYGAVIVNKGEEKELSGGFRLTTNNRMEMMAAIMALRHCVGRMESISLFSDSSYLVNAINKGWLKKWQANGWKKADGGDVLNVDLWRELLQLLENTRVHFHWVKGHAGNPLNERCDRLAVTSARKKNLPVDEGYEGATN; this comes from the coding sequence ATGGCGAAGAAAAAGTTTTACGCTGTGGCCACGGGGAGAAAGTGTGGAATTTTCACTGACTGGCCTATGGCTCAAAAGCAGGTGAAGGGGTTTGCCGGTGCAAAATTCAAAAGTTTTCCGACACGTGCCGAGGCGGAAGAATGGCTGAAAAATCCGGTATATGTGAAAAAAACCGCGAACAGTTTCCGCACGAAAAAGAAGAACAGATGTGAGGGGATTGAAAAGAGAGAATCCGATATCACGATTTTTACTGATGGCGGTTGTATCAATAATCCCGGTCCGGGTGGATACGGTGCAGTGATTGTCAATAAGGGAGAAGAAAAAGAGTTGAGTGGTGGTTTTCGGCTGACCACCAATAACAGAATGGAGATGATGGCAGCAATAATGGCCCTCCGTCATTGTGTCGGGCGGATGGAAAGCATCAGTCTGTTTTCAGATTCAAGCTATCTGGTAAATGCCATCAATAAGGGATGGTTGAAAAAATGGCAGGCTAACGGCTGGAAGAAAGCGGATGGAGGCGATGTTCTTAATGTGGATCTCTGGCGTGAGCTGCTGCAGTTGCTGGAAAATACCAGGGTCCACTTCCACTGGGTCAAAGGACATGCGGGAAATCCTTTAAACGAGCGGTGTGACCGGCTGGCAGTCACCTCAGCCCGAAAAAAGAATCTCCCGGTGGATGAAGGGTATGAAGGGGCTACAAACTGA
- a CDS encoding c-type heme family protein, with amino-acid sequence MLKADDVSAESRRGTIGLQSKFLLGLACIFLCFCIVATTLLYLHEKKMLEEDVFQKTELIMAAVESTRGYVREVLRPKMYEVLDDKTFILEAMSTSYISRVVMDRFQDTLPSFEYRRVAINATNPNFEANALEKEKIKFFNENPTASDWHGIVKSGNQHLYMRFLPVQYSTSCFRCHGDPSAAPQTVIHLYGDQHGFNHKPDVVSGVVSVGVPINVGLMPILEVAWKVFFITFISVFSLYGIIWFFFNRLIISDLHDLLEIFRDNLRDEHGEQLYEQARTKDEFGELATSIHVVARHLQKTRKQLEDYAENLEKKVEDRTIALQRSENILREKVSTRGQELRTLNTISELITRSVHLVDILPSVLQQALKVIPASGAGIYLLDRKKAMLVLQCRENADVLDETIPFDPSVCLPFLDEKMLDFDGFIQEAACSQISLASEEAVLVNNFNVPLCCRGQVLGVMTFVGDKLEKVDAQQQELLFSIGHQIGVTIESLQNISRLMNSKELLQSVFDGISDVVILLDSKYRIKMVNKAFLDQHDMVLEEVLNRSLADLPTPNSCPLKACKTPLTALPTSPVVEQVQNQDNNIYEVTFYPQFSEQGDVHNVVCYSKNITEKKEIERRNRQTEKLVAVGQLAAGVAHEINNPLGVILCYTDIIKENSLDNEEIMADIEVIERHTENCRRIVADLLDFSRSKKLEINRQPESINEIIGNVLSMVQQQFIKKRINLVSELDTATPLFPMDSRRMKQVLLNLIMNAGQAIGNTGNITIRSWSENAGLFIEVEDDGPGISKDIQDKIFDPFFSTKEPGEGSGLGLSVSYGIIHEHDGEIMVRSAPGQGTCFTVVLPAVQEYLTNK; translated from the coding sequence ATGTTAAAAGCAGATGATGTTTCCGCAGAAAGCCGTAGAGGAACAATTGGACTGCAGTCGAAATTTCTTCTGGGGCTTGCCTGTATTTTTTTATGTTTCTGTATTGTTGCAACAACCTTGTTGTACCTGCATGAAAAGAAAATGCTGGAAGAAGATGTCTTCCAAAAAACTGAACTCATCATGGCCGCAGTGGAATCGACAAGAGGCTATGTCCGGGAAGTACTTCGACCGAAAATGTATGAAGTGCTTGATGACAAGACCTTTATTCTCGAAGCAATGTCCACATCCTATATCAGCCGTGTGGTTATGGATCGATTTCAAGATACACTCCCCTCTTTTGAGTATCGCCGAGTGGCTATTAATGCCACCAATCCAAATTTTGAAGCCAATGCCCTGGAAAAGGAAAAAATAAAATTTTTTAACGAAAATCCCACGGCCAGTGACTGGCACGGGATTGTAAAATCCGGCAATCAGCATCTATACATGCGTTTTCTCCCTGTCCAGTACTCTACCTCTTGTTTTCGCTGTCATGGAGATCCTTCCGCTGCTCCACAGACGGTCATCCACCTCTATGGCGATCAGCATGGTTTTAATCACAAGCCTGATGTCGTGAGTGGAGTGGTCAGTGTCGGCGTACCGATCAATGTAGGCCTGATGCCAATTTTGGAAGTTGCCTGGAAAGTCTTTTTTATTACCTTTATATCAGTCTTTTCCCTTTACGGGATTATCTGGTTTTTTTTCAACAGGTTAATTATCAGTGATCTTCATGACCTGCTGGAGATATTTCGTGATAACTTGCGTGACGAGCATGGTGAACAGCTTTATGAACAGGCCAGAACCAAGGATGAATTCGGGGAACTGGCAACCTCAATACATGTAGTCGCCAGGCACCTGCAGAAGACCAGAAAACAGCTTGAGGATTACGCGGAAAATCTTGAAAAAAAAGTGGAAGACCGAACCATTGCCCTACAACGTTCAGAAAATATTCTACGCGAAAAAGTCAGCACCCGCGGACAGGAACTTCGTACCTTAAATACAATCAGCGAATTGATTACCCGCTCTGTTCATCTTGTCGATATACTCCCCAGTGTACTGCAACAGGCTTTAAAGGTGATTCCAGCTTCAGGTGCCGGCATCTACCTCCTTGACCGAAAAAAAGCTATGCTTGTTCTCCAGTGTCGTGAAAACGCTGATGTTCTCGATGAAACCATTCCATTTGATCCGTCAGTCTGCCTGCCGTTTCTCGACGAGAAGATGCTTGATTTTGACGGCTTTATCCAGGAGGCCGCCTGCAGCCAGATAAGTTTGGCCAGTGAGGAGGCGGTATTGGTTAACAATTTTAATGTACCACTCTGCTGCCGTGGGCAGGTATTGGGGGTCATGACCTTTGTGGGCGATAAACTGGAGAAAGTAGATGCCCAACAGCAGGAACTGCTGTTTTCCATTGGTCATCAAATTGGTGTTACCATTGAAAGCCTACAGAATATTTCCCGACTAATGAACAGTAAGGAGCTGCTGCAATCTGTTTTTGATGGTATCAGCGATGTGGTCATCCTGCTTGATTCCAAGTACCGGATAAAGATGGTGAACAAGGCCTTTCTTGATCAACATGATATGGTGCTTGAGGAAGTCCTCAACCGCTCCCTTGCAGACCTGCCTACACCAAATTCCTGTCCCCTCAAGGCCTGCAAAACTCCTCTTACCGCCCTGCCAACATCTCCTGTTGTAGAACAGGTCCAGAATCAGGATAACAATATCTATGAGGTTACTTTTTATCCTCAATTTTCCGAACAGGGCGATGTACATAATGTGGTTTGCTATTCCAAAAATATCACAGAAAAAAAAGAGATTGAACGGCGAAATCGGCAGACCGAGAAACTTGTTGCCGTGGGCCAGCTGGCAGCCGGAGTGGCTCACGAAATCAACAATCCACTTGGTGTTATTCTCTGTTACACAGATATTATTAAAGAGAACAGCTTGGATAATGAAGAGATCATGGCTGACATCGAGGTCATTGAGCGTCATACGGAAAACTGTCGCCGTATTGTGGCTGATCTGCTGGATTTTTCCCGCAGTAAAAAATTAGAAATCAACAGACAGCCGGAATCAATCAACGAGATTATCGGAAATGTTCTGTCCATGGTACAGCAGCAGTTTATCAAAAAGCGTATTAACCTGGTTTCAGAACTGGATACAGCGACTCCGCTCTTTCCTATGGATAGCCGACGCATGAAGCAGGTCTTGCTCAACCTGATTATGAATGCCGGACAGGCAATAGGCAATACAGGGAATATCACTATTCGAAGCTGGTCGGAAAACGCCGGTCTATTCATAGAAGTTGAGGATGACGGGCCGGGAATCAGTAAAGATATCCAGGATAAGATTTTTGATCCCTTTTTCAGTACCAAAGAGCCTGGCGAGGGATCCGGACTCGGCCTGTCGGTCAGCTACGGTATCATTCATGAACATGACGGAGAAATTATGGTCCGGTCAGCTCCGGGCCAGGGGACATGCTTTACTGTTGTTTTACCCGCAGTGCAGGAGTACCTGACTAATAAGTAA
- a CDS encoding response regulator, producing the protein MKTIVIIENETVELEILVKLFQQMQKEINIVTAYEGQAAISIMSRQQVDLVVCDLAIPGNANLESFANLTRSFPSVPCIALSDKRGSQQKEKAIERGASHCLEKPVNKDDLLHRARELLNIGTSGRVRGIPIHSFLQMLANEEKTCTLQVTHKKDRGMLYIKQGQLVGAETRSFIGEEAAHLILSWEESVLEIKYYNCQHRPPINKPLISIVMEAFRLKSEREKLEKRELPKKEHQLPLVHLSTQEHPVSLRTGTEIKMEFPHIESIQKSTMIGSFEKQYLIVTTPPTFSMTEKMLSSEKRIIVKYIENGRIWMFKSRLLKSLNNPSPCSFSSTRLPSITMN; encoded by the coding sequence ATGAAAACTATCGTCATCATCGAAAATGAAACTGTGGAACTGGAAATCCTGGTCAAGCTGTTTCAGCAGATGCAGAAAGAAATCAATATTGTTACAGCCTACGAAGGGCAGGCAGCCATAAGCATCATGTCCCGGCAGCAGGTCGATCTTGTTGTCTGTGACCTGGCCATTCCAGGGAATGCCAACCTGGAAAGTTTTGCCAACCTCACCCGCTCCTTTCCTTCCGTTCCCTGTATTGCACTCTCAGATAAACGCGGGTCACAACAGAAAGAGAAAGCTATAGAACGGGGAGCAAGTCATTGCCTGGAAAAACCGGTGAACAAAGATGATCTCCTCCACAGGGCCAGGGAGCTGTTGAATATCGGGACCAGCGGCAGGGTAAGAGGGATTCCGATCCACAGTTTTCTGCAGATGCTGGCCAATGAAGAAAAAACCTGCACCCTGCAGGTGACACACAAAAAAGACCGGGGAATGCTCTATATCAAACAGGGACAGCTGGTTGGAGCAGAAACCAGGAGTTTCATCGGTGAAGAAGCCGCTCACCTTATCCTCTCCTGGGAAGAGAGCGTTCTTGAGATAAAATATTATAACTGTCAACACAGACCTCCGATCAACAAGCCCCTTATCTCCATTGTGATGGAGGCATTCCGTCTGAAAAGCGAACGGGAGAAACTGGAGAAAAGAGAGCTGCCCAAAAAAGAACATCAGCTCCCCCTTGTCCATCTCTCCACCCAGGAACACCCGGTGTCGCTGAGAACAGGAACTGAGATCAAGATGGAATTCCCCCATATTGAAAGCATCCAGAAGAGCACCATGATAGGCTCTTTTGAGAAACAGTATCTGATAGTGACCACTCCTCCAACGTTTTCAATGACGGAAAAAATGCTTTCATCGGAAAAAAGAATAATCGTCAAATACATTGAAAACGGCCGGATATGGATGTTCAAATCAAGACTGCTGAAAAGCCTGAACAACCCTTCCCCCTGCTCTTTCTCGAGTACCCGGCTACCATCCATTACCATGAACTGA